One Miscanthus floridulus cultivar M001 chromosome 11, ASM1932011v1, whole genome shotgun sequence DNA window includes the following coding sequences:
- the LOC136494254 gene encoding small ribosomal subunit protein uS17c-like, with translation MLLSSPFVSVSVSPPQFSQPCYGARPAALRIEAARQLTGRVVTTKADKTVGVEVVRLAPHPKYKRRERIKKKYQAHDPDNQFKVGDVVELRPSRPISKTKHFLAIPLPPRDTRRKSQLLPPLQSQADDDDQAPPPPPSPSSE, from the coding sequence ATGCTGCTGAGCTCCCCTTTCGTGTCCGTGTCGGTGTCGCCGCCGCAGTTCTCCCAGCCTTGCTATGGCGCTCGCCCCGCGGCGCTGCGGATCGAGGCGGCCAGGCAGCTGACGGGGCGGGTGGTGACGACCAAGGCGGACAAGACGGTGGGGGTGGAGGTGGTGCGCCTGGCGCCGCACCCCAAGTACAAGCGCCGGGAGCGCATCAAGAAGAAGTACCAGGCGCACGACCCAGACAACCAGTTCAAGGTCGGCGACGTCGTCGAGCTCCGCCCCTCCCGCCCCATCTCCAAGACCAAGCATTTCCTCGCCATCCCGCTCCCGCCCCGCGACACCCGCCGCAAGTCCCAGCTCCTTCCGCCGCTCCAGTCCCaggccgacgacgacgaccaggcgccgccgccgccgccctcgccctCCTCCGAGTGA